A single Bosea sp. PAMC 26642 DNA region contains:
- a CDS encoding Bug family tripartite tricarboxylate transporter substrate binding protein yields MSLTRRSTLALLAGAALTPSVVRAQSFPARTISLVVPYPAGGPTDAIARFVAQDLTTSLGHAVVVDNRAGASGAVGTRAVAHGPADGYTIIFGNNQTHGNNMFLLKEPGYDAVKDFAPLAGVGAFEHAFVVRKDLPAKDIKELIALAKADPDKLNYGSTGAGSGSHLAMELFMARTGIRMTHVPFRGAAPLVQEIIGGRIDIANSTLPSVLEQINAGNLRALALASPERNPRAKDIPTLREQGVSNADADSWAAFFAPAATPAPVLEALSKAILASLAKPTVTEQILKLGFTMKLRDPAAFKPYHLQEIATWENIIKAAGVKPE; encoded by the coding sequence ATGTCGCTGACCCGCCGTTCCACGCTCGCCCTGTTGGCGGGCGCCGCCCTCACGCCGTCCGTCGTGCGGGCGCAGAGCTTCCCCGCGAGGACGATCAGCCTCGTCGTGCCCTATCCGGCGGGCGGCCCGACCGACGCCATCGCGCGCTTCGTGGCGCAGGACCTGACGACTTCGCTCGGTCACGCCGTCGTCGTCGACAACCGGGCCGGAGCCTCGGGAGCGGTCGGTACCCGGGCCGTGGCCCATGGTCCGGCCGATGGCTACACCATCATCTTCGGCAACAACCAGACGCATGGGAACAACATGTTCCTGCTGAAGGAGCCGGGCTACGATGCGGTCAAGGATTTTGCGCCGCTTGCCGGCGTCGGCGCCTTCGAGCACGCCTTCGTGGTGCGCAAGGACCTGCCGGCCAAGGACATCAAGGAGCTGATCGCGCTTGCCAAGGCCGATCCCGACAAGCTCAACTACGGCTCGACCGGTGCCGGTTCCGGTTCGCATCTGGCCATGGAACTGTTCATGGCCCGCACCGGCATCAGGATGACGCATGTGCCGTTCCGCGGTGCGGCGCCTCTCGTGCAGGAAATCATCGGCGGGCGCATCGACATCGCCAATTCGACGCTTCCAAGCGTGCTCGAACAGATCAATGCTGGCAATCTTCGCGCGCTCGCCTTGGCGAGCCCAGAGCGCAACCCGCGCGCCAAGGATATCCCGACCCTGCGCGAGCAGGGCGTCAGCAATGCCGACGCCGATTCCTGGGCGGCCTTCTTCGCGCCGGCCGCCACGCCCGCGCCCGTGCTGGAGGCGCTGTCCAAGGCGATCCTGGCCTCGCTCGCCAAGCCGACCGTAACCGAGCAGATCCTCAAGCTCGGCTTCACGATGAAGTTACGCGATCCGGCCGCATTCAAGCCCTATCATCTCCAAGAAATCGCGACCTGGGAAAACATCATCAAGGCTGCCGGGGTCAAGCCCGAGTAA
- a CDS encoding transglutaminase-like domain-containing protein: protein MKLRIGYELDYDFPQPTPVILMLHVHFSRVSDLAEPDHMRISPSVPVSAYRDSFGNWCTRLLAPQGAMRITADAVICDSGLPESFDRSAGQVPVEHLPEECLVFLLASRFCDSDRLLDLAWQLFGHTLPGAPRVQAICDFVNQRIAFNYNDASVTRTASDAYAEGRGVCRDYAHLAIAFCRAMNIPARYCTCYLGDVGTPPPYPPGDFAASFEAYVQGGWQMFDPRNNVPRIGRVLIARGRDAADVAIATTFGPNILTGFRVWTDEVVEA from the coding sequence TTGAAACTCAGGATCGGCTACGAACTCGACTACGACTTTCCGCAGCCCACTCCCGTCATCCTGATGCTGCATGTGCATTTCAGCCGGGTCTCCGATCTCGCCGAGCCCGACCATATGCGGATCAGTCCCTCGGTTCCCGTCAGCGCCTATCGCGACAGCTTCGGCAACTGGTGCACCCGGTTGCTGGCGCCGCAGGGTGCCATGCGCATCACGGCCGACGCCGTGATTTGCGACAGCGGCCTGCCCGAGAGCTTCGACCGCAGCGCCGGACAGGTTCCAGTCGAGCATCTGCCGGAAGAGTGCCTCGTCTTCCTGCTCGCGAGTCGTTTTTGCGACTCCGACAGGCTGCTGGATCTCGCCTGGCAGCTGTTCGGGCATACGCTGCCGGGTGCGCCGCGCGTTCAGGCGATCTGCGATTTCGTCAACCAGCGCATCGCCTTCAACTACAACGACGCCAGCGTGACGCGCACGGCGTCCGACGCCTACGCGGAAGGCCGTGGCGTCTGCCGCGATTATGCGCATCTCGCCATCGCCTTCTGCCGGGCGATGAACATTCCGGCACGTTACTGCACCTGCTATCTCGGCGATGTCGGCACGCCGCCGCCCTATCCGCCAGGCGATTTCGCGGCGTCCTTCGAGGCCTATGTCCAGGGCGGCTGGCAGATGTTCGACCCGCGCAACAACGTGCCACGTATCGGGCGTGTGCTGATCGCGCGTGGACGGGATGCGGCCGACGTGGCGATCGCCACGACGTTCGGGCCGAATATTCTGACGGGGTTCAGGGTCTGGACCGACGAGGTGGTGGAGGCGTAG
- a CDS encoding histidine phosphatase family protein, producing MAGRIIGRRLILLCALLLIAVPALGSEADRETLWSTLSKPGHVVLMRHADAPGTGDPASFRIGDCATQRNLGERGRAQSRHLGEEFRRRGITVSLVLTSQWCRARETARLMDVGPVEDEPVALNSFFGRAGEREAATAALRRRLATLPSQASTVVMISHQVNITALTGMFPASGEMIVLRRAASGEFSVIGRLPSP from the coding sequence ATGGCCGGACGGATCATCGGACGGCGCCTCATCCTCCTCTGCGCGCTGCTGCTTATCGCGGTTCCTGCACTGGGCAGCGAGGCGGACCGGGAGACGCTTTGGTCGACGCTTTCAAAACCCGGCCATGTCGTGCTGATGCGCCATGCCGACGCGCCGGGCACGGGGGATCCGGCTTCGTTCCGGATCGGCGACTGTGCGACCCAACGCAATCTCGGTGAACGCGGCCGTGCCCAGTCTCGTCATCTCGGTGAGGAGTTCCGCCGGCGCGGCATCACGGTCTCCCTCGTCCTGACCAGTCAATGGTGCCGGGCGCGCGAGACCGCCAGGCTGATGGACGTCGGGCCTGTCGAGGACGAGCCGGTTGCGCTCAATTCGTTCTTCGGACGAGCGGGCGAGCGCGAGGCGGCCACCGCCGCGCTGCGCCGCAGGCTCGCCACCCTCCCGTCCCAGGCCTCGACCGTCGTCATGATCAGCCATCAGGTCAATATCACCGCCCTGACCGGTATGTTCCCGGCGTCGGGCGAGATGATCGTTCTGCGCCGGGCCGCAAGCGGCGAGTTCAGCGTGATCGGACGCCTGCCGTCGCCATGA
- a CDS encoding YaiI/YqxD family protein, whose protein sequence is MDSPKPIAIYVDADACPVKPEIYKVAERHRLRVFVVANSFMAVPREPWIERVIVSDGFDAADNWIADRVSRGAIVITSDIPLADRCIKAGADVIGPTGKPFTEASIGMALATRDMMEDLRAMGTATGGPKPFSPRDRSAFLQALDVAIQRLKRAGFG, encoded by the coding sequence ATGGACAGCCCGAAGCCGATCGCGATCTATGTCGATGCCGATGCCTGCCCGGTGAAACCGGAGATCTACAAGGTCGCCGAGCGCCATCGGCTCCGCGTCTTCGTCGTCGCCAACAGCTTTATGGCCGTGCCGCGCGAGCCCTGGATCGAGCGCGTCATCGTCTCCGACGGCTTCGACGCCGCCGACAACTGGATCGCCGACAGGGTTTCGCGCGGAGCGATTGTGATCACCTCGGACATTCCGCTGGCCGATCGCTGCATCAAGGCCGGCGCCGACGTCATCGGCCCAACGGGCAAGCCTTTCACCGAGGCCTCGATCGGAATGGCGTTGGCGACGCGCGACATGATGGAGGATCTGCGGGCGATGGGGACGGCGACCGGCGGCCCGAAGCCGTTTTCGCCTCGCGATCGCTCGGCCTTCCTGCAGGCGCTCGACGTGGCGATCCAACGCCTGAAGCGCGCGGGGTTCGGCTGA